GCGGCGCGATCGTCGGGTTCTTCAGTGCCGGAAGTTGAGCCAGCACGCGGGACAGATCGGCCTGGCGCACGTTCATCATCAGCCCGACCTTCCCCTCGGCGGCCATCGCGCCCTTGAGCATGAGGATGAGGTCGTCCATCTTCTGGCGCTTCCACGGGTCCGCGGCCGCGGCCGGGTTCGCGACGAAACGCGTCGTGCTCTTCAAGAGGTCGCACACGATGCGCAGGTTGTTCGCCTTGAGCGAGCTCCCCGTTTCGGTCACCTCGACGATCGCGTCCGCGAACTTGGGCGGCTTTACTTCGGTCGCGCCCCAACTGAACTCGACCTGCGCGGTCACGCCGTGCGACGCGAGCCACTTCCGCGTGATGTTCACGACCTCGGTAGCGATGCGCTTGCCTTGCAAGTCCTTCGGTCCCTGGATCGGCGAATCGTTCGGCACCGCAAGCACCCAGCGCACCGGTCGGCGGCTCACTTTGCTGAAGACGAGTTCGCTGAGTTCCACGACGTTGGCGTCGCTCTCCACGATCCAGTCGTGCCCGGTCAGCCCGCAGTCGAGCGACCCGTCGGCGACGTAGCGGCCCATTTCCTGCGCGCGGATGAGCGTGCAGTGCAGTTCCGGGTCGTCGATCGCGGGGTAGTAGCTGCGAGACGGGAACGTGATCTTGTACCCGGCCTTGCGGAACAGTTCGGCGGTCGCCTCTTGCAGCGAGCCGGCCGGGAGCCCCAACTTCAACACGTTGCTCATAATGCGAAAGTGTCCGAAACGCGGAGAGTGAACCGATCGCGAGCCGGTGCCCGGAACCGGTCCGAGTGCGCCGCAACCTTTCTGTCTTTTCTATTCCGCGCTCCCCGTTCCGCACTCCGCGTTTCGGACGACTCTGCGTTTCGATGTGACTCTGTTCCCGTGCCCCGGAAAAACGATACCGCCCGCGGTTCGGACCGCGGGCGGGAGCGTGCGTTCGGCCGGAAGCAGGAGATCAGTACCGGACCTGGAGGCCGAAGGTGACGCCGCCCAACCAGTAATCGGACTGGAGGAGGGAGACGCCCGGGCCGCGGACCGCACCGCCCGTCCCGTAGTTCGACCCGAACGGGATCGCGGCGCTGCTGACGACCGGGTTCACCTGGTTGCCCGGGCGGATCACGTCCGGGAGGTACAGGAAGTTCACCCCGACGTACCCGGTCAGGCCCCGGGTGAGGGCGATGCCGAGGGTTCCACCGAATTCCGGCATGTAAGTGAACCGGTCGTCGGTGTAGGTGCCGATGTTGCTCGGGTTCGCCAGTACCCCACCGTAGGCCCCGCCCGCCCCACCGCCGGTGCCGCGGACGACCGGGGTGCTGATCTGCGAGCCCGACGCGCCCGTAAAGTCGATGAACGAGCTGCCGCCGAAGACGTCCAGGCGCTGGTGCAGGTTACCGATCGAGATCTTCGCACTTGCACTGGCGCTCACGATACCGCAGCGGGCCTCGGAGCGGAGCCCGAAGGACGCCCCGTTGAAGTTGTTGGTGGCCCGGAACGAGTCGCGAACGTTGACGAACGACGGCGTTTGGATGATGACCCCGCCGAAGTTGGTCTGGTTCGGGACGACCCGCGTGCCCACCTGCGTGACGATCCCGAACGGGCCGGTCTGGAAGATCGGCAGGACCAGGCCGCTGTTCAGGGCCGTGAGGCTGTCGATCCACAGGTCTTCCTTGAGTTGGAAGAACCGGTACCCGGCCAGGAAGTCGACCGACCAGGATCGCCGCGCCCCGGGGGCGGACCGGTACAGGTTCCAGACCGCCGACGGTTCGATGCTGAACGTCGAGGTGCTGGTACCCACCTGCACGCTCGCCGGGCCGAAGTCCGCGCTGGAGAGCACGATCGTGCTCGTCACCTGGTTCGCGTCCACGAACGGACGGGCCAGCACCGGGATGCCCGAGAAGTTCCCGAGGCCACCGAAGTCCTGAATGTTCGACCGCTTCTCGGTGAAGAACCCGGTCAGGTTGAACCCGAAGCGGCGGTCCGCGTCACCGAAGAACCCGGCCGACAACCGCATACCGCTCATGGCGTTGTAGCCGAGCGTTCCGCGGTCCACGAGGGCGACGGTGCTCGCCGCGCCGAGGACGCCCTGGTCCGCCGGGGCGCTGGAGGTCAGCAGCGGGTAGCGGACCGGTTGGCCCTTGGTGAACCACAGCAGGTATTCACCGTCCACCCACCAGCGCGGCGCGCTGCCGAGTTCGCCCGCGCCACCCCCGGCCGGAGCCGGCTGGTACGACTGCGCCCCGTAGGGGCCGGGCATCGGGTACATCGGGCCGGGCGGCGGCCCGAACCCACCGACCGGGCCGAGGCCCAGTGGGTCGTCCGCCGGGCCGTAGTTGCCCGGCGGCATAATGACGGGCGCCGGCGCGCCCGCCCCAGCCCCTCCCACCGCAGGCGATCCGCCCAACGGCGCGCCCACACCGGGAACCCCGGCTGGTAGAGGAGTCGGTTCAACTGGAGACTGCCCCCAAGCAGCCCCCGCTCCGGCGGCCAGAGCCGCGATAGATCCCAACAAGCCTTTTCGCATGGCACGCTCCTGCTCTGCCAGCCGTGGCGGGACGAGGCGGCCGGCGGCCGAGCACTCCCCCAGATTCCGGCACTCCGAATCGTGGTCCGCGGGCATCCCCCGATACACCGCCCCCAACCCGGACAACGCACGTCGTCCTGCTACATGGAACAATCGGCACGATCTGATGTGGACCTTGAGGCAGATTGCGATTTGGAGCGAGTGTGTCGGAAACGAGGGGCAATTGGTTTCGTGGAGTTGGGCGAAATTGGCGGATTCGGGGGATTGGGAGGCACTTGCGATCGTGTTGACGCGGTTCGCCCAGGCTGCTATTGGCGGGCTGCGAAATTTGGGCAACGGGACCGTCTCATGACCGAAAACTCGCTGAGCTACCTAACCCGCCGCGATTACGCGCTCCTCGCCGCGTTCTGTTTCGCGCTCTTCTCGTTTTGTGCGCTCTTCGCCAAGACGCTGACCGGGCACGAATCGGTGGTCGCGCAGAACAGCCGCGAGATGCTGGCCGGCGGCGACTGGATCGTTCCCCGCGTGGGAGGGGAGCCGTGGCTCGAGCGCCCGCCCGCGTCGGCGTGGTTCATCTGCGCGGTGTATGCGGTCGCGGGCACGTCCACCAGCGACGCGGTCGCGCGCCTCGCGGCGGTGCTGATTGCGGTGCCGCTCGTGCTGCTCGTGGCCCGCACCGGGGCGCTCTTCTACGGCCGCAACGCGGGGCTGGCCGCGGGCGGCATCTTCGCCACGATGCACGAGTTCTACGGCTACGCGAGCAACCCTGAAGCGGACATCTTCCTGTGCCTGATCGTGACCGCGACCGTCGCGGCGTTTGCGCAACTGGAGTTCGGCCCGCGGGCGAGTCGCGTAAACGAATCCGGCTCGTTCTTTGGCTCGCGCCCGTTACTTGTGCTCGCGTTCTTTGCGCTCCTGGGAGCAACCAATCTGGCGAAGGGCGTGATCTTCGGGACCGTGATGGCGGGATTGCCGATCGCAGGTTATTTGCTGTGGAATCGGTCGTGGGGGCAACTGAAGCGCTACGTGTGGCTCTGGGGTTGGCTGGCCGCGGCGGGCGTCGCGCTCGCGTGGCCGATCGCGGTGATATCCCGGCACCCCGAAATCATCGACTTGTGGCGCGACCACTACCTCAATCGGTTGAACAAGGGCTACCTGCAAGAGCCGTGGTGGTACTACGCGGTTAACGTGCCGTTCGTGCTGTTGCCCTGGACGCTCCCCGCGCTCGTCGGGCTGTGGCAAACGCGCCGGGCGGCTTTCGCCGGACCGGGACCGGAGCGCTTCCTGTGGTGCTGGGCCATTCTCCCGCCGCTCGTGTTCTCCGCGTCGGACGGGAAGCACCACCACTATTTGCTCCAGTGCATGGCGCCGTGGGCGATCCTCTCCGTGGGCGGTGCGGTCGCGATGTGGTCGTTCGCACGCGATCGCATGCCAGGGTGGGTGCGGAACCCGTGGGCGTGGGCCGGGCTGGTCGGGTGCGTGGCGGTTTGGGCCGCCATGAAGTACCGCGGAGCGGTCGGCGCCCCGGAATGGCTCCTCGTGAGCTTGGCCGTTTCGTTGCCGCTGCTCACGTTCGCGTTCGTGCGGTTCGCGAACCACACGAGCCAGCGCGCGGCGCTCGTGGGCGTGCTGCTCGTGTTCGCAGTGGCGTACTCCGAATGGACATACCTCCGTGCGGCGACTCGCGACGCCTACGCGCCCGACACCGCCATGCTGCACCGCACCCCCGAGTTCGTCCCGTCGGACGCGCCGATTTACGTTCAGTACGACTGGCTCCGGCCGCTCGAAACGTTCTGGGTGCTGTACCACACCCCGCAGCCGGGTACGCTCGTGCGCGACCCGTGGGATCTGAAGGAGAAGTCCGGCGGGCGCGCGAGTGCGTTCATTCTGGCGCGCCGGCAGGACGCGGAGCAGTTCGCGGTCATCGGCTCGGTGGAACCGCTTCTGGAGAGCGAAAAGACGCGCCTCGAACCGCACGCCGGCTACCGGCGCACGCTCTACCGCGTGACGTTCCACGCGACGGCCCCGCCCGCGCCGCCCGAAGTCCTGGCCGAAAGCCGCCGCACATTGTGGTAAGGGTGCTTGTGTCGGGCGGGCGGGACGGTAGGCTGAGTACCGTGTCGCTCGCACGTCGTGAGTTCTGCCATGCTCTCACTTGCCGGTCGGCCGTCGCGTAACTGTTCTGGCCCTTCGCGCCGCGAGTTCCTCCGCGCGGGTGGGTTGGCCGTTGGCGGGCTGAGTTTGCCGACGCTACTCCGCGCACGAGCGGGTGAGCCGGCGAACAAGCATAAACCGCGCGCCAAGTCGTGCCTACTCATCTTCATGGACGGCGGGCCGAGTCACCTCGAAATGTGGGACATGAAGCCCGAAGCACCGGCCGAGGTGCGAGGCGAGTTCAAGCCGATCCGATCGAGCGTGACGGGCGTCACCGTGGGTGAATTGCTCCCGCTCACCGCACGCGAGATGCACCACTTCGCACAAGTGCGGTCGGTCCACCACGGCGTCAACGACCACAACGCCGGGAGCTTCTACATGCTGACCGGGAAGCACCCGGCGGACGGCTCGAAGCTCGTACAGACCGACTCCGCGAGCACGTTTCCGCCGTTCGGAGCAGTAGCGGCGAAACTGCGGCCCGTCGAGAAGGCGATTCCGCCCTACGTGCTACTGCCCGAATACCAGTGGAACAACGGTGTCGACATCGGCGGGCAGAAGGGCGGGTTCCTCGGTGCGAAGTCCGATCCGTTTGTGAGCGGTGATCCGAGCCTTCCGAGTTTCAGTGTGCCGGGGCTTGATCTGCTCCCGGAAGTGCCGCTCGATCGCCTCAGCCAGCGCGACGATTTACGCAACGCCCTCGATACTGCGATCGCCAAGCGCGGAGATTCGGCCGCGGCCCAGCGGCTGAACGTTTTCCAGCGGCAGGCGGTGGAAGTGGTCACGTCGCCGGACGCGCGGCGTGCGTTCGACCTGACGCACGAACCCCGGGAGTTGCGCGAGCGCTACGGCACCGATCCGGGGAGCGATCGCAGTATCGAGGCGCGGAAGTTCGGCGGGTTACCGCACATTGGTCAGACGTTCCTGATGGCCCGGCGCATGATCGAGGCCGGCGTGCGCCTCGTAACGGTCATGACCGGTCGGCGCATCGATCAGGCGTGGGACACGCACCGCGACCACTTCGGGCTGATGAAGAAGGCGCTGTGCCCGCCGTTCGATCAGGCGCTCTCAGCGCTGATCTCGGACATGGACGCGCGCGGGCTGCTCGACGAAACGCTGGTGGTCATCATGGGCGAATTCGGGCGCACGCCGAAGGTCGGCTTCGTGACGAGCAGCGCCGGGGCGTCGAAGAACAATGGGCGCGACCACTGGCCGTACTGCTACACGGTCCTCTTCGCGGGCGCGGGCATTGTGGGCGGTACGATTTACGGCTCATCGGACCGCACCGCGGCGTTCCCGCGCGAGAACCCGGTCGGTCCCGAAGACATCGCGGCGACCATCTACGAAGTGCTCGGAATCGACCCCACAACGGAACTCCACGACACGCAGAACAAGCCCTACACACTCTGCACCGGCAAGCCGATCCGCTCCGTGATGAGTTAGAATGGGCGGAGAGGAGGAGGAGATGCCGATTCACGATTGGACCCGAGTCGATCACGGAACGTTTCACGACTTCCATCAGGGGTGGGCGCCACAAATTCGGTCCGCACTCAACAACGGGTTGTTGCCTCCGGATTACGAAGCGAAGGTCGAGCAACATACCGACGACGGTATTCCCGACGTCCTTGCCTTGCGCTTGACTTCCCCATTGGGCGGGAACGGAGCGGGGGCGTATCCGGGGCCAATTGGCGGGTTATCAACGGTCGCAATTGCCCCGCCGAAAGTCTCGTTCACGTCTGAGTTCGCGAGCGACCCGTACACGCGGTTGCGAAAAACTATCACCGTTCGCCGCGACGATCGAATCGTTGCGCTAATCGAATTGGTTTCGCCGGGTAACAAGTCGAACCGCCACGGGATTCAGGCGTTCGTTCGGAAGGTGACCGCGGCCATCGATCACGGGATTCACGTTTTGGTTGTGGACCTGTTCCCGCCGGGGCCGCGCGACCCGAACGGGGTGCATCAGGTCATCTGGTCCGAGTTCCGGGACGAGCCGTACTCGCCACCCGCGAATCAACCGCTCACGCTCGTCTCTTATGAAGCCGGAGCGGTGAGTCGCGCGTACATTCAACCGGTTGCCGTAGGGGAAGTGCTTCCGGAGATGCCACTGTTCCTCGAACCCGGCGCTTATGTGAATGTTCCGCTCGAAGCGACCTACATGGCTGCGTTCGACGGCATCTCGCGCCGGACCCGCGACGTGCTAACTGAAACAGGACGATGAAAGGAACTGGTGGGCCTGCGCGAAACCTGAACCAACCCACAAAATCGTCACTTCGCCGGCTTGTACTCCTCCGGGGGCAGGATCACCTCGAAGTCCGAGCCTTTGACCTTTCGCAGTTCCTCGTGCAGCACTGGAATGCGCTCGTCGGGGGCGCATGAGAGCGCCCAGTCGATGCCGTTGTCGGCGACCAGCATCCCGTACTTCTTCAGCGCTTCCAGAATCACCTTCACTTCGGCCGAAAACTTCGACGTGTCGAAGTCCTTCCGCAGTCGGATGCGTTCGCCCATGCGCGGAAGGTCCGCTTCGGTTCGGCGGCTCGCGAAGTGGGTCGCGGGGTAGACGTAGGAGCGTGCCGTTTTCACCACGGTAACGCGCATCGCGTGCTCGATCGCGCCGCGCTTCAGTTCGTCGTGGCGGATGATGGCGGGGAAGATCGGCAGCCCGGCCGCGTCGGAACTCGTCCAGCCGTTCGGCCGGAGCTTGTTGCTCTTGAGATCGAACGTCGCTTCGCACGCGGCCTGCCAACCCGCGTCGGTCTTCTTCAGTTGGTAGAACTCGTACAGCATCCGGTTGGTCGGGTCGACGACGATCCCGTGCCGGTCGCCTCCCTCTTTTAACTTGTCGCGTTGAACGTCTTCGAGCGTGATGCCCTTCAGCTTGGCGTTCCGTGAGTAGCTCGCGGGCCATCCTTCAATCGGCACGACTTCGGGCAGCGGGTACGGCCCCTTATCGGACTCTTTCGGGTAGCTCACGAGCTTCACATCGATCTTCTTCTCACCGGGCGGCACCAGCACGAAGCTCATGTCTGGGTTGTACCGCAGCGGCTTGTTCGCACCGATGGACGCGATGATTTCCTTCGATTTGGGGTGCAGCGGCCAATCACTGACCACGAGGTTCCACGGGTTGTCTTCCGGGAACACTTCGAGCGCGGCGAGGATCGCGTCGGCTTCGGGCGTGTCGAAGGAGACGGGCTTGTCGATCTTCGGCATCGCGGCCTTGCGGATGCGCTCGACGCGCGCCGGATCGCCCGAAACCAGCGGCTTCTTCGGCTCCTGCGTGAGCGCGACGCCACTCGCCGCGGCCACCAACAGCAGACACGCGATTCGCGAGCGCATACCGGCTCCGGGTTCATCGTGAGCGGACGAATGCGACGAGGCCGACGAACGAGATCAGGAACAGGACGGCGCTCGCACGTGCGAGCGCCGGGTGTTTCTTTCGGAAACGGTCGCTGCGTGCGGTCCCGGGTTCACCTCGAAATACGAAGCAGAAACTCACGACCACCGCGAGCGCGACCAGCGCGCCGAGCTTCTCCCACGCTTCAAAATTGGCCCCGAACAGCACGGTGCTGCCCTCCGGTTATAGCTGCGTTTCAGCTACTTCGATCGCGCGAAGCAGGCTCGCGGCTTTATCCACGGTTTCCTGGTACTCGGCCGCGGGGACGCTGTCCGCGACCAGCCCGGCGCCGGCCTGAACGTAAGCCGTTTGGCCGAGCAGCACCATTGTGCGTAGCGCGATGCACGTGTCCATGTTACCGCTGAAGTCAACGTACCCGACGGCCCCGCCATACGGCCCGCGGCGGTGAGGCTCCAGTTCGTCGATGATTTCCATCGCCCGCACCTTCGGCGCGCCCGAGAGTGTGCCGGCCGGGAGACTCGCGCGCAGCGCGTCGAACGCGGTAAGCCCCGGCCGGAGCTTACCCGTGACGGTGCTCGAAAGGTGCATGACGTGGCTGTAGCGCTCGACCGTGAGCAGGTCGCTGATCTTCACGCTGCCCAACTCCGCGACGCGACCGACGTCGTTGCGCGCGAGGTCCACGAGCATGATGTGCTCGGCCCGCTCCTTCGGATCGGCGACCAACTCGGCCGCGAGCGCCGCGTCCTCTTCGGGCGTGACCCCGCGGCGCCGGGTGCCGGCCAGTGGGCGGTTCGTGATGACGCCGTTCTCGACGCGGCACATGATTTCCGGTGATGCTCCGACGAGCGTGACCTCGCCGGCCCGCACGAAGAACATGAACGGACTGGGGTTCACGACCCGCAGTGAGCGGTAGATGTCGAACGGGCGCGCCCGCGTTTCGGTGCGGAACCGCTGGCTGAGCACGATCTGGAACGCATCGCCCGCGTTGATGTACTCGCGCACCTTCTCCACCGCGGCCTCGAACGCGGGGCGCGTGAAATTCGATTGGATTCGCGCGTCCGGGATCGGTGACCGGGGCTCGGCGGAGGCCCGGCGCTTCGGGTCGATGTCCGTCAGTTGAATGTCCGCGACGCCGCGCTGGAGGCGCCCGACCAGTTCATCGACCCCACGGCACGCGGCCTGGTATGCGGCCCGTAGGTCGTCTTCGCGGTACTCCGAGCCCGACGCCTGGTACCCGTCCAGCCGGGCGTGCGCCACGACCAGGATCGTCTTCGCAGCGTGGTCGAAGATGACCATGCGGTCGTAGAAGCCGAAGCTCAGGTCGGGCAGTTTGCGGTCGTCCTCCGGGGCGTTGGGCAGGTGTTCCACGTAACGGACGGTGTCGTAGCCCGCGTAGCCGACGGCGCCGCCACAGAACCGCGGTAAACCGAATACGCTCGGGGCGCGGAACCGCGCGATCGTTTCTTCCAGGAGCCGGAGCGGGTCTTCGCACGTGAACTCGCGGCCCTCGCGTTCGCCCGCATTTCGGACGACCACGTTCTTCCCGCGCGCCTGGAACGTCATGAACGGCCCGGCGCCCAGAAAGCTGTACCGGCCCACACGCTCGCCGCCGACGACGCTCTCGAAC
This region of Gemmata massiliana genomic DNA includes:
- the hisG gene encoding ATP phosphoribosyltransferase, which produces MSNVLKLGLPAGSLQEATAELFRKAGYKITFPSRSYYPAIDDPELHCTLIRAQEMGRYVADGSLDCGLTGHDWIVESDANVVELSELVFSKVSRRPVRWVLAVPNDSPIQGPKDLQGKRIATEVVNITRKWLASHGVTAQVEFSWGATEVKPPKFADAIVEVTETGSSLKANNLRIVCDLLKSTTRFVANPAAAADPWKRQKMDDLILMLKGAMAAEGKVGLMMNVRQADLSRVLAQLPALKNPTIAPLADQDFVAVNTIIDEDTVRHIIPQLKAAGASGIVEYPLTKIID
- a CDS encoding BBP7 family outer membrane beta-barrel protein, which gives rise to MRKGLLGSIAALAAGAGAAWGQSPVEPTPLPAGVPGVGAPLGGSPAVGGAGAGAPAPVIMPPGNYGPADDPLGLGPVGGFGPPPGPMYPMPGPYGAQSYQPAPAGGGAGELGSAPRWWVDGEYLLWFTKGQPVRYPLLTSSAPADQGVLGAASTVALVDRGTLGYNAMSGMRLSAGFFGDADRRFGFNLTGFFTEKRSNIQDFGGLGNFSGIPVLARPFVDANQVTSTIVLSSADFGPASVQVGTSTSTFSIEPSAVWNLYRSAPGARRSWSVDFLAGYRFFQLKEDLWIDSLTALNSGLVLPIFQTGPFGIVTQVGTRVVPNQTNFGGVIIQTPSFVNVRDSFRATNNFNGASFGLRSEARCGIVSASASAKISIGNLHQRLDVFGGSSFIDFTGASGSQISTPVVRGTGGGAGGAYGGVLANPSNIGTYTDDRFTYMPEFGGTLGIALTRGLTGYVGVNFLYLPDVIRPGNQVNPVVSSAAIPFGSNYGTGGAVRGPGVSLLQSDYWLGGVTFGLQVRY
- a CDS encoding ArnT family glycosyltransferase; the protein is MTENSLSYLTRRDYALLAAFCFALFSFCALFAKTLTGHESVVAQNSREMLAGGDWIVPRVGGEPWLERPPASAWFICAVYAVAGTSTSDAVARLAAVLIAVPLVLLVARTGALFYGRNAGLAAGGIFATMHEFYGYASNPEADIFLCLIVTATVAAFAQLEFGPRASRVNESGSFFGSRPLLVLAFFALLGATNLAKGVIFGTVMAGLPIAGYLLWNRSWGQLKRYVWLWGWLAAAGVALAWPIAVISRHPEIIDLWRDHYLNRLNKGYLQEPWWYYAVNVPFVLLPWTLPALVGLWQTRRAAFAGPGPERFLWCWAILPPLVFSASDGKHHHYLLQCMAPWAILSVGGAVAMWSFARDRMPGWVRNPWAWAGLVGCVAVWAAMKYRGAVGAPEWLLVSLAVSLPLLTFAFVRFANHTSQRAALVGVLLVFAVAYSEWTYLRAATRDAYAPDTAMLHRTPEFVPSDAPIYVQYDWLRPLETFWVLYHTPQPGTLVRDPWDLKEKSGGRASAFILARRQDAEQFAVIGSVEPLLESEKTRLEPHAGYRRTLYRVTFHATAPPAPPEVLAESRRTLW
- a CDS encoding DUF1501 domain-containing protein, whose amino-acid sequence is MLSLAGRPSRNCSGPSRREFLRAGGLAVGGLSLPTLLRARAGEPANKHKPRAKSCLLIFMDGGPSHLEMWDMKPEAPAEVRGEFKPIRSSVTGVTVGELLPLTAREMHHFAQVRSVHHGVNDHNAGSFYMLTGKHPADGSKLVQTDSASTFPPFGAVAAKLRPVEKAIPPYVLLPEYQWNNGVDIGGQKGGFLGAKSDPFVSGDPSLPSFSVPGLDLLPEVPLDRLSQRDDLRNALDTAIAKRGDSAAAQRLNVFQRQAVEVVTSPDARRAFDLTHEPRELRERYGTDPGSDRSIEARKFGGLPHIGQTFLMARRMIEAGVRLVTVMTGRRIDQAWDTHRDHFGLMKKALCPPFDQALSALISDMDARGLLDETLVVIMGEFGRTPKVGFVTSSAGASKNNGRDHWPYCYTVLFAGAGIVGGTIYGSSDRTAAFPRENPVGPEDIAATIYEVLGIDPTTELHDTQNKPYTLCTGKPIRSVMS
- a CDS encoding DUF4058 family protein → MPIHDWTRVDHGTFHDFHQGWAPQIRSALNNGLLPPDYEAKVEQHTDDGIPDVLALRLTSPLGGNGAGAYPGPIGGLSTVAIAPPKVSFTSEFASDPYTRLRKTITVRRDDRIVALIELVSPGNKSNRHGIQAFVRKVTAAIDHGIHVLVVDLFPPGPRDPNGVHQVIWSEFRDEPYSPPANQPLTLVSYEAGAVSRAYIQPVAVGEVLPEMPLFLEPGAYVNVPLEATYMAAFDGISRRTRDVLTETGR
- the trpE gene encoding anthranilate synthase component I; amino-acid sequence: MPHRPTFDEFTALAREHTVVPVYRQLTGDTLTPVSAFCKLQEGDWSFLFESVVGGERVGRYSFLGAGPFMTFQARGKNVVVRNAGEREGREFTCEDPLRLLEETIARFRAPSVFGLPRFCGGAVGYAGYDTVRYVEHLPNAPEDDRKLPDLSFGFYDRMVIFDHAAKTILVVAHARLDGYQASGSEYREDDLRAAYQAACRGVDELVGRLQRGVADIQLTDIDPKRRASAEPRSPIPDARIQSNFTRPAFEAAVEKVREYINAGDAFQIVLSQRFRTETRARPFDIYRSLRVVNPSPFMFFVRAGEVTLVGASPEIMCRVENGVITNRPLAGTRRRGVTPEEDAALAAELVADPKERAEHIMLVDLARNDVGRVAELGSVKISDLLTVERYSHVMHLSSTVTGKLRPGLTAFDALRASLPAGTLSGAPKVRAMEIIDELEPHRRGPYGGAVGYVDFSGNMDTCIALRTMVLLGQTAYVQAGAGLVADSVPAAEYQETVDKAASLLRAIEVAETQL